One segment of Lachancea thermotolerans CBS 6340 chromosome E complete sequence DNA contains the following:
- the PRP18 gene encoding mRNA splicing protein PRP18 (weakly similar to uniprot|P33411 Saccharomyces cerevisiae YGR006W PRP18 Splicing factor involved in the positioning of the 3' splice site during the second catalytic step of splicing recruited to the spliceosome by Slu7p) produces MDYANLLKAEIAKKQKAIASSNRPSETPWLTQQQDEGDGLESKMLRSTEAQDNQEQKPPLEHDVREVFREQGKSKETDSKSAASASRLRTRPGRIAKVLADERKLDTAISATEIGDVEQEAHLSLKCNLYIHLLLQLWQEECYKPELILETKKALYPLVLKLRKRRLSSEFLTSLATILFHTQQHQFPQATQSYMKLSIGNVAWPIGVTSVGIHARSAHERIQGKDKIANVMLDEHTRLWITSVKRLITFAEALERRKKSQHANE; encoded by the coding sequence ATGGATTATGCGAACCTGCTGAAGGCTGAAATcgccaagaaacagaaggCTATTGCTAGCTCAAATCGCCCATCAGAAACTCCATGGCTAACACAACAGCAGGACGAAGGCGACGGGTTGGAGTCAAAGATGTTGCGAAGCacagaagctcaagacAACCAGGAACAAAAACCCCCCCTTGAGCATGACGTGAGGGAGGTTTTTCGGGAACAGGGAAAGTCCAAAGAAACTGATTCAAAGTCAGCAGCTTCCGCGAGTCGGCTTCGTACGCGCCCTGGTCGTATCGCCAAGGTTTTGGCAGACGAACGGAAATTAGATACCGCAATTTCGGCCACTGAGATCGGAGACGTGGAACAGGAGGCACATCTCTCACTTAAATGTAATTTGTACATTCATCTCTTGCTCCAGTTATGGCAGGAAGAATGCTACAAGCCCGAACTGATCCTGGAGACAAAAAAGGCTTTATATCCacttgttttgaagttgcgCAAGCGGCGCCTGTCCTCAGAGTTTCTCACTTCATTGGCAACGATTCTGTTCCATACTCAGCAGCACCAATTCCCACAAGCTACACAGTCTTACATGAAACTAAGTATTGGAAATGTGGCATGGCCTATTGGTGTCACGTCTGTGGGAATCCACGCTCGTAGCGCGCATGAGCGTATTCAAGGTAAAGACAAGATTGCGAACGTGATGCTGGACGAGCACACGCGCTTATGGATCACGAGCGTCAAGCGGCTCATAACGTTTGCGGAAGCACTTGAGCGTCGTAAGAAGTCACAGCATGCCAATGAGTGA
- the RPL38 gene encoding 60S ribosomal protein eL38 (highly similar to uniprot|P49167 Saccharomyces cerevisiae YLR325C RPL38 Protein component of the large (60S) ribosomal subunit), with amino-acid sequence MAREITDIKEFLELARRADVKTATVKINKKLNKSGKAFRQTKFKVRGSRYLYTLIVNDAGKAKKLIQSLPPTLKVNKL; translated from the coding sequence ATGGCCAGAGAGATCACTGACATCAAGGAATTCTTGGAATTGGCCAGAAGAGCCGACGTTAAGACCGCCACCgtcaagatcaacaagaagttgaacaaGTCCGGTAAGGCTTTCAGACAAACCAAGTTCAAGGTCAGAGGTTCCAGATACTTGTACACCTTGATTGTCAACGACGCCGGTaaggccaagaagctgatTCAGTCTCTGCCTCCAACTTTGAAGGTTAACAAGTTGTAA
- the TFG2 gene encoding transcription factor IIF subunit TFG2 (similar to uniprot|P41896 Saccharomyces cerevisiae YGR005C TFG2 transcription initiation factor TFIIF middle subunit), with product MSAPAEPKKSGNESGDEYLSQDEEVFDGNDIENNETRIYEESLDLDLTNSGRQVWLVRLPKFLAEKWRHKSNLNGQELGKIRIDKNTQAIQMVLNENDNDQIPHQYDLELTKKLVENEYIFTEQNLKKYQQRERELAADPEKQKAAFLRRQEREEEMRKKQQQLKRRNNRRRFQNRVMTDRDGRDRYIPYVKTIPKKTAIVGTVCHECHVIPSMSDPNYHKIVEQRRQIVRSVHKPTVTVLDQTPGVTMSNAGMSMRSDNSNFLKVGREKAKNNIRAIRMPKKELLDFLFKLFDEYDYWSLKGLKERTKQPEVYLKECLDQVAILVKKGPYALKYTLKTEYKRLKEAERAARLGELAKDDENPEDDQPNPDEDEEVEMEDVL from the coding sequence ATGAGCGCCCCAGCGGAACCTAAAAAGTCTGGAAATGAGTCCGGTGATGAGTACTTATCGCAGGATGAGGAGGTATTCGATGGAAACGACATCGAGAATAACGAAACTCGGATCTATGAAGAATCCCTCGATTTGGACCTCACCAACAGCGGGAGGCAAGTTTGGCTGGTGAGACTGCCGAAGTTCCTTGCCGAGAAGTGGCGGCACAAGTCCAACCTTAACGGGCAAGAATTGGGCAAGATACGTATCGATAAGAACACGCAGGCAATCCAGATGGTCCTCAACGAGAACGACAACGACCAAATCCCGCACCAGTACGACCTGGAGCTGACTAAAAAACTGGTGGAAAACGAGTACATCTTCACGGAACAGAACCTGAAAAAGTACCAACAGCGGGAGCGTGAGCTTGCTGCGGACCCGGAGAAGCAAAAAGCTGCGTTTCTCAGGCGGCAGGAGCGCGAGGAAGAGATGCGTAAGAAGCAACAGCAACTCAAACGTCGCAATAATCGACGCCGCTTCCAGAACCGTGTTATGACAGACCGTGATGGCCGTGACCGGTACATCCCCTATGTGAAGACTATTCCTAAGAAGACCGCCATCGTGGGCACTGTGTGCCACGAGTGTCACGTTATCCCCTCCATGAGTGATCCTAACTATCACAAAATTGTCGAGCAGCGTCGCCAAATTGTCCGTAGTGTGCACAAGCCTACCGTCACTGTACTAGACCAAACGCCAGGTGTGACTATGAGCAACGCTGGTATGTCCATGCGCTCTGACAACTCTAACTTCTTAAAGGTCGGCCGtgagaaggccaagaacaaTATTCGCGCCATCCGTATGCCCAAGAAGGAACTACTGGActtccttttcaagctttttgacgAGTACGACTACTGGTCGCTGAAAGGCTTAAAAGAACGTACCAAACAGCCCGAGGTTTATTTAAAGGAGTGCTTAGACCAAGTTGCTATCCTGGTTAAAAAGGGACCTTATGCCTTGAAATATACACTCAAAACTGAGTATAAGCGGCTTAAAGAGGCCGAAAGAGCTGCTCGTCTCGGCGAGCTCGCTAAAGACGACGAAAACCCCGAAGACGACCAGCCTAATCcagacgaagatgaagaggtCGAAATGGAAGATGTCTTGTGA